From Irregularibacter muris, a single genomic window includes:
- a CDS encoding MerR family transcriptional regulator, which yields MTPKEIIRSGYRLYLEENLKTLQQILLFKELGFLLRKIKKIIYSPLLFL from the coding sequence GTGACTCCAAAAGAAATTATCCGCTCTGGCTATCGACTATACTTAGAAGAAAACCTTAAAACATTACAACAAATTTTGCTCTTTAAAGAACTGGGTTTTCTCCTAAGGAAAATAAAAAAGATTATCTATAGTCCTTTATTATTCTTATAG
- a CDS encoding YtrH family sporulation protein, which translates to MPNFIMNIVQIFFIAFGVVLGGSLFAGISAIITDTPPVRAMMNMASSIKTWAMAIALGGSISSFSVLDKGLFEGEIKAFIKQIIYIFIALLGANAGYSFIRLIQRCSELWGK; encoded by the coding sequence ATGCCTAATTTTATCATGAACATAGTGCAAATCTTTTTTATTGCTTTTGGTGTGGTATTAGGTGGGAGTCTATTTGCCGGGATAAGTGCAATTATCACCGATACTCCTCCGGTCAGGGCCATGATGAACATGGCAAGCTCCATTAAAACATGGGCTATGGCCATAGCCCTGGGCGGGAGTATTTCTTCCTTTTCTGTACTTGATAAAGGGTTATTTGAGGGAGAAATAAAAGCCTTTATAAAACAAATCATCTATATATTTATCGCACTATTAGGAGCAAATGCAGGATATAGCTTTATTCGACTTATTCAAAGGTGTAGTGAACTATGGGGAAAATAA
- a CDS encoding YbaK/EbsC family protein, which produces MLEARDFSRERFTLDLIEMDTSTATVELAAEALGIAPAMIAKTMALRLKERDILIVVKGDGRIDNRKFKDYFTEKAKFIKAEDIEEATGHPVGGVCPLGLIKPLDIYLDTSLKAFDFVYPAAGGVNTCVKVGVDYLAEITKGIWVDICSE; this is translated from the coding sequence ATGCTAGAAGCTCGCGACTTTAGTCGTGAGAGGTTCACTCTAGATCTCATAGAGATGGATACCAGTACTGCAACAGTGGAATTAGCAGCAGAAGCTTTAGGAATTGCACCAGCCATGATCGCAAAGACTATGGCTCTAAGGCTGAAGGAGAGGGACATATTGATTGTGGTTAAAGGAGATGGAAGAATAGATAATCGAAAATTTAAAGACTACTTTACAGAAAAAGCTAAATTTATTAAAGCGGAAGATATAGAAGAAGCCACAGGTCATCCAGTGGGAGGTGTATGTCCATTGGGACTCATTAAGCCCTTAGATATCTATCTGGATACATCCTTAAAAGCATTTGACTTTGTCTATCCTGCAGCAGGAGGAGTCAATACCTGTGTAAAAGTGGGAGTAGATTATCTAGCCGAAATCACAAAGGGCATATGGGTGGATATATGCAGTGAATAA
- a CDS encoding MerR family DNA-binding transcriptional regulator: protein MRVKEVVDLIEISTRTLHHYDQIGL from the coding sequence ATGAGAGTAAAAGAGGTGGTTGATTTAATCGAGATTAGTACTCGTACACTGCACCATTATGACCAGATTGGATTGTGA
- the tnpB gene encoding IS200/IS605 family element RNA-guided endonuclease TnpB, with translation MLKSYKYRIYPKDEQKKQLAKTFGCTRFVYNYYLDKKVKLYEEKKETLSKIDCNNHLNRELKKEFIWLKEVDKFALTNAVYHLDTAYQNFFRRIKQGRDKTGFPKFKSKHSNQFSYTTNFTNKNIEVNFAENRIKLPKLKWVEAKVHREFDGKIKSVTVSQSPSGRHFVSILVDTRIKELPKTHKNIGVDLGIRDFLIDSNGNKISNPRNLYKYERKLTKLQRQLSKKQKGSKNRSKMRVKVARLHEKISDTRKDFLHKLSSQIINENQIVVSEDLNVSGMIKNRKLAKAISDVSWSEFTRQLEYKANWYGRDYIKIDKFFPSSQLCSECGYKNIETKDLLVREWVCKNCGSHHDRDINASRNILQEGLRILASA, from the coding sequence GTGCTAAAGAGCTATAAATATAGAATATATCCAAAGGACGAGCAAAAAAAGCAATTAGCAAAAACTTTTGGATGTACTAGGTTTGTGTATAACTACTATTTAGATAAAAAGGTAAAACTGTACGAAGAGAAGAAAGAAACTCTGTCGAAAATAGATTGTAATAACCATTTAAATAGAGAGCTAAAGAAAGAATTTATCTGGCTCAAGGAAGTAGATAAGTTCGCCTTAACCAATGCTGTTTATCATTTAGATACTGCTTATCAAAATTTCTTTAGAAGAATTAAACAGGGAAGAGATAAAACAGGATTTCCTAAATTCAAGAGTAAGCATAGCAATCAATTTAGCTATACAACCAACTTTACAAACAAGAATATAGAAGTAAACTTTGCAGAAAACAGAATTAAACTACCAAAGCTAAAATGGGTAGAAGCTAAAGTCCACAGGGAATTTGATGGAAAAATCAAGTCTGTAACAGTATCTCAAAGTCCAAGTGGGAGACATTTTGTGAGTATTCTTGTGGATACCCGGATAAAAGAATTGCCTAAGACCCATAAGAACATAGGAGTTGATTTAGGTATTAGGGATTTTCTAATAGATAGCAATGGAAACAAGATTTCTAATCCTAGAAACCTATATAAATATGAAAGGAAACTAACTAAACTACAAAGGCAATTATCCAAGAAGCAAAAAGGAAGTAAGAATAGAAGCAAGATGAGAGTCAAGGTAGCAAGGCTTCACGAAAAGATATCAGACACCCGAAAAGATTTTTTACATAAACTATCTTCACAGATTATTAATGAAAACCAAATTGTAGTTAGTGAAGATTTAAATGTGAGTGGAATGATTAAGAATCGCAAATTAGCAAAGGCAATATCCGATGTATCTTGGTCTGAATTTACTAGACAGCTAGAATATAAAGCAAACTGGTATGGTAGAGATTATATCAAAATTGATAAATTCTTTCCATCAAGTCAATTATGTTCGGAGTGTGGATATAAGAACATAGAAACCAAGGATCTTTTGGTTAGAGAATGGGTTTGCAAGAATTGCGGGAGCCATCACGATAGAGATATAAATGCTAGCAGGAATATACTACAAGAAGGACTTAGAATATTAGCATCAGCATAA
- a CDS encoding GNAT family N-acetyltransferase, whose translation MTFDIQRLSQNNAEVIANEWKYPGVYEFYNMTSDPEDYKEIITPNLRKNNYFQVIKENKLFGFFVVEKASDSDDIVDMGLGIKPELTGKGLGQKFLLEILNYIYKNHSAKIIRLGVASFNHRAKKVYEKVGFRQTKIYEQATNGSVYEFIEMKKEL comes from the coding sequence ATGACTTTTGATATTCAAAGACTTAGTCAGAATAATGCTGAGGTCATTGCAAATGAATGGAAATATCCAGGGGTTTATGAATTCTACAATATGACTTCTGATCCAGAGGATTATAAGGAAATAATTACTCCAAACCTAAGAAAGAATAACTATTTTCAGGTTATTAAAGAGAATAAGTTATTTGGTTTTTTTGTTGTAGAGAAAGCTTCAGATAGTGATGATATTGTAGATATGGGTCTAGGGATAAAACCAGAATTAACAGGGAAGGGATTAGGACAGAAATTTCTGCTAGAAATTCTTAACTATATTTATAAAAATCATTCAGCTAAAATTATTCGATTGGGTGTTGCCTCATTTAACCACCGGGCAAAAAAAGTTTATGAGAAAGTTGGATTCAGGCAGACAAAAATTTATGAACAAGCAACAAATGGAAGTGTATATGAATTTATTGAAATGAAAAAGGAACTTTAG